In the genome of Candoia aspera isolate rCanAsp1 chromosome 1, rCanAsp1.hap2, whole genome shotgun sequence, one region contains:
- the MED19 gene encoding mediator of RNA polymerase II transcription subunit 19 isoform X1: MMENFSALFGGTEPPPSTTAAALGFGPGKPGGPGTGQPPVPTVTPVGEETARKAATASGPFYLMRELPGTTELTGSTNLITHYNLEHAYNKFCGKKVKEKLSNFLPDLPGMIDLPGSHDNSSLRSLIEKPPICGSSFNPITGTMLTGFRLHAGPLPEQCRLMHIQPPKKKNKHKHKQSRTQDPVPPETPSDSDHKKKKKKKEDDPERKRKKKEKKKKKNRHSPEHPGVGSSQASSSSSLR; the protein is encoded by the exons ATGATGGAGAATTTTTCTGCTCTCTTCGGAGGGACAGAGCCTCCTCCGTCTACAACAGCTGCCGCGCTAGGCTTTGGCCCTGGAAAACCAGGAGGACCCGGGACTGGGCAGCCTCCTGTACCAACGGTGACTCCGGTCGGAGAGGAGACAGCACGCAAAGCGGCGACCGCCAGCGGTCCTTTTTACCTAATGCGCGAGTTACCAG GTACCACTGAACTAACAGGAAGCACAAATTTGATCACCCACTACAACCTAGAGCATGCCTACAATAAATTCTGTGGCAAAAAGGTGAAAGAGAAGCTCAGCAACTTTCTGCCAGACCTGCCAGGAATGATCGATTTGCCAGGTTCACATGATAACAGCAGCTTGCGTTCTTTAATTGAAAAACCTCCCATCTGTGGTAGCTCATTCAACCCCATCACTGGTACCATGCTGACAGGGTTTCGTCTCCATGCTGGCCCG CTGCCAGAACAGTGTCGCTTAATGCACATCCAGCCacctaagaaaaaaaataagcataaacATAAGCAGAGCCGAACCCAAGACCCTGTCCCTCCAG AAACTCCCTCAGATTCTGatcataagaaaaagaagaaaaagaaagaggatgatcctgaaaggaagagaaagaaaaaagagaaaaagaaaaagaag AACCGCCATAGCCCTGAACATCCAGGTGTGGGCAGCTCACAagccagcagcagtagcagcctcCGGTAG
- the MED19 gene encoding mediator of RNA polymerase II transcription subunit 19 isoform X2: METMGFTVSPQPRIHVGVCRRQDFPGTTELTGSTNLITHYNLEHAYNKFCGKKVKEKLSNFLPDLPGMIDLPGSHDNSSLRSLIEKPPICGSSFNPITGTMLTGFRLHAGPLPEQCRLMHIQPPKKKNKHKHKQSRTQDPVPPETPSDSDHKKKKKKKEDDPERKRKKKEKKKKKNRHSPEHPGVGSSQASSSSSLR, translated from the exons ATGGAAACCATGGGCTTTACCGTTTCTCCTCAGCCTCGGATTCACGTTGGAGTTTGCAGGAGGCAAGATTTTCCGG GTACCACTGAACTAACAGGAAGCACAAATTTGATCACCCACTACAACCTAGAGCATGCCTACAATAAATTCTGTGGCAAAAAGGTGAAAGAGAAGCTCAGCAACTTTCTGCCAGACCTGCCAGGAATGATCGATTTGCCAGGTTCACATGATAACAGCAGCTTGCGTTCTTTAATTGAAAAACCTCCCATCTGTGGTAGCTCATTCAACCCCATCACTGGTACCATGCTGACAGGGTTTCGTCTCCATGCTGGCCCG CTGCCAGAACAGTGTCGCTTAATGCACATCCAGCCacctaagaaaaaaaataagcataaacATAAGCAGAGCCGAACCCAAGACCCTGTCCCTCCAG AAACTCCCTCAGATTCTGatcataagaaaaagaagaaaaagaaagaggatgatcctgaaaggaagagaaagaaaaaagagaaaaagaaaaagaag AACCGCCATAGCCCTGAACATCCAGGTGTGGGCAGCTCACAagccagcagcagtagcagcctcCGGTAG
- the TMX2 gene encoding thioredoxin-related transmembrane protein 2, which translates to MAVLAPLLALFYSVPGLCRWLAQPYYPLSLLLSAAFLLVRKVPPLCHGLPSQREDGNSCDFDWREVEILMFLSAIVMMKNRRSITVDQHVGNIFMFSKVANVILFFRLDIRMGLLYLTLCLVFLMTCKPPLYLGPEHIKYFNDKTIDEELARDKRVTWIVEFFANWSNECQSFAPIYADLSLKYNCTGLNFGKVDVGRYPDVSTKYKISTSPLTKQLPTLILFQGGKEVMRRPQIDKKGRAVSWNFSEENVIREFNLNELYQKAKKISKHVDENFEEFSEQSAVTELLNGETKKDK; encoded by the exons ATGGCGGTGTTGGCCCCCTTGTTAGCCTTGTTCTATTCGGTGCCTGGACTTTGCCGCTGGCTGGCGCAGCCTTATTACCCGCTCTCCCTCCTACTCTCGGCAGCCTTCTTGCTGGTGCGCAAAGTGCCACCGTTATGCCACGGACTGCCCAGCCAGCGGGAGGACGGGAACTCCTGCGACTTCGACTGG cgGGAAGTGGAGATCTTGATGTTTCTGAGTGCCATTGTGATGATGAAGAATCGCCGATCCA TTACTGTGGACCAGCATGTGGGGAATATTTTTATGTTCAGCAAAGTGGCCAACGTCATCCTTTTCTTTCGTCTTGATATCCGGATGGGGCTGCTGTATCTTACACTCTGCTTAG TGTTCCTGATGACTTGCAAGCCACCTTTGTACTTGGGTCCTGAACACATCAAATATTTCAATGATAAAACCATAGAT GAGGAACTAGCACGGGACAAGCGAGTTACCTGGATTGTGGAATTCTTTGCTAACTGGTCCAATGAGTGTCAGTCATTTGCTCCTATCTATGCTGATTTGTCTCTCAA ATACAATTGTACTGGATTGAACTTTGGAAAGGTTGATGTGGGACGCTACCCTGACGTCAGCACCAA GTACAAAATCAGTACCTCTCCTCTCACTAAGCAGCTGCCTACCTTGATCCTTTTCCAAGGCGGTAAAGAGGTGATGCGCCGGCCACAGATCGATAAAAAGGGACGAGCAGTTTCATGGAACTTTTCTGAG GAGAATGTGATCCGGGAATTCAACCTGAATGAGCTATACCAGAAAGCCAAGAAAATATCCAAGCATGTAGATGAGAACTTTGAGGAATTTTCAGAACAGTCTGCTGTCACAGAGCTTCTTAATGGAGAGACCAAGAAAGACAAATAG
- the SELENOH gene encoding selenoprotein H yields the protein MPPKGRKRKADIPQAEAVASSGEGANDVEKLPKIRKTHEGLRDLRVTIEHCKSURVFGRRAEAVSQELCLAFPDILVEVNLEKPRRNSFEVILLKKDGTKVELWSGLKKGPPRRLKFPEPNNIVEMVKRNLN from the exons ATGCCTCCCAAAGGGCGGAAAAGGAAAGCAGATATCCCTCAAGCAGAAGCTGTAGCATCCAGTGGAGAGGGAGCCAATGATGTGGAGAAGTTGCCCAAGATACGGAAGACACATGAAGGACTGAGAGATCTTCGTGTGACCATTGAGCACTG TAAAAGCTGACGAGTCTTTGGACGCAGAGCTGAGGCTGTCAGCCAAGAGCTATGCCTGGCCTTTCCTGACATCCTTGTGGAAGTCAACCTTGAAAAGCCCCGGAGGAATAGCTTTGAAGTGATTCTCTTGAAAAAGGATGGCACCA AGGTAGAGCTTTGGAGTGGCCTTAAGAAAGGGCCACCCCGCAGACTGAAGTTCCCAGAACCCAACAACATCGTTGAGATGGTGAAGCGCAACTTAAACTAA